In Oryzihumus leptocrescens, the following are encoded in one genomic region:
- a CDS encoding flavin-containing monooxygenase: MTVAVIGAGFAGLATAKVLRQSGFEVTVFDKAPDVGGVWSSTRRYPGLRTQNNKGSYRLSDHPMPRSFPEWPSGEQVQAYLEGYVRRFDLRECLRLGTEVIGARLLADESGWEVTTSDSDGALVTGTYEQLVVANGIFSVPAPPSLPGAAEFRAAGGRVVTTSDLHDVGEARGRHVVVLGYGKSACDVAVPVSDVAASTTVVARELLWKMPTKIKGVLNYKYLMLTRMGEALFRWIEPTGVEAFLHGRGNGLRQRMLGSVEAVTTTQLGLQELGLVPHGSFEDIARSTVSLATEGFFERVGAGTIRVHRDRVVERLLEKDGRPHAELSDGTLMPADLVVCGTGFRQEVPFLDPAIQRRITDQDGNFQLWRQIQPLTVPRLFFAGYNSSFFSPLSAEMAAVWIADLLLGGHEVPPLEERRAHVERRLAWMQERTRGHHARGTNIIPFSMHNIDEVLDDTGLNVGRATRALQWLLPLDPAAYRSVTRRLVRRSRSAAKRA, encoded by the coding sequence GTGACAGTCGCGGTCATCGGCGCCGGGTTCGCCGGCCTGGCCACAGCCAAGGTGCTGCGCCAGTCCGGCTTCGAGGTCACCGTCTTCGACAAGGCCCCCGACGTCGGCGGCGTGTGGAGCAGCACCCGCCGCTACCCGGGGCTGCGCACGCAGAACAACAAGGGCAGCTACCGGCTCTCCGACCACCCGATGCCGCGGTCGTTCCCGGAGTGGCCGAGCGGCGAGCAGGTCCAGGCCTACCTCGAGGGCTACGTGCGCCGGTTCGACCTGCGGGAGTGCCTGCGCCTGGGCACCGAGGTGATCGGCGCCCGGCTCCTGGCGGACGAGAGCGGCTGGGAGGTGACCACCTCCGACTCCGACGGGGCCCTGGTGACCGGGACCTACGAGCAGCTCGTCGTGGCCAACGGGATCTTCTCCGTCCCGGCGCCGCCGAGCCTGCCCGGGGCGGCGGAGTTCCGGGCCGCCGGGGGTCGCGTCGTCACCACCAGCGACCTGCACGACGTCGGGGAGGCCCGCGGGCGGCACGTGGTCGTCCTCGGCTACGGCAAGTCGGCGTGCGACGTCGCGGTGCCGGTCAGCGACGTCGCGGCGAGCACGACCGTGGTCGCCCGCGAGCTGCTGTGGAAGATGCCCACGAAGATCAAGGGCGTCCTCAACTACAAGTACCTGATGCTGACCCGGATGGGCGAGGCGCTCTTCCGCTGGATCGAGCCGACCGGCGTCGAGGCGTTCCTGCACGGCCGGGGCAACGGGCTGCGGCAGCGGATGCTCGGCAGCGTCGAGGCGGTCACCACGACGCAGCTGGGCCTGCAGGAGCTCGGCCTGGTGCCGCACGGCTCGTTCGAGGACATCGCGCGCAGCACGGTCTCCCTGGCCACCGAGGGCTTCTTCGAGCGGGTTGGCGCCGGCACGATCCGGGTGCACCGCGACCGGGTCGTCGAGCGGCTCCTGGAGAAGGACGGCCGGCCCCACGCCGAGCTGAGCGACGGCACCCTGATGCCGGCCGACCTGGTCGTCTGCGGGACCGGGTTCCGTCAGGAGGTGCCCTTCCTCGACCCCGCGATCCAGCGCCGGATCACCGACCAGGACGGCAACTTCCAGCTGTGGCGCCAGATCCAGCCGCTGACCGTGCCGCGGCTGTTCTTCGCCGGCTACAACTCCTCGTTCTTCAGCCCGCTCAGCGCGGAGATGGCCGCGGTCTGGATCGCCGACCTGCTGCTCGGCGGGCACGAGGTCCCGCCGCTGGAGGAGCGCCGCGCCCACGTCGAGCGACGGCTCGCGTGGATGCAGGAGCGCACCCGTGGCCACCACGCCCGCGGGACCAACATCATCCCGTTCTCGATGCACAACATCGACGAGGTGCTGGACGACACCGGCCTGAACGTCGGCCGGGCCACGCGCGCGCTGCAGTGGCTGCTGCCACTGGACCCCGCGGCATACCGCTCGGTCACCCGCCGGCTGGTGCGCCGCAGCAGGAGCGCAGCCAAGCGGGCGTAA
- a CDS encoding ArsR/SmtB family transcription factor yields the protein MDAVLHALADESRRTVLEILRDHPASAGELAEALPIARPGVSRHLRVLREAGLVDVRQDAQRRIYTLRPDALVEVDEWLGEYRRLWENRLDALHTEISRGKKARR from the coding sequence ATGGATGCGGTGTTGCACGCGCTGGCAGACGAGAGCCGGCGCACGGTTCTCGAGATCCTCCGCGATCACCCGGCGAGTGCGGGGGAACTGGCTGAGGCTCTCCCGATCGCTCGCCCGGGCGTGTCCCGGCATCTGCGCGTGCTGCGGGAAGCCGGGCTGGTCGACGTACGCCAGGACGCGCAGCGCCGGATCTACACGCTCCGCCCGGACGCGCTCGTCGAGGTCGACGAGTGGCTGGGTGAGTACCGCCGGCTCTGGGAGAACCGGCTCGACGCCCTCCATACCGAGATCTCACGAGGAAAGAAGGCACGACGATGA
- a CDS encoding PHP domain-containing protein, whose protein sequence is MAEHPDLEPAEALRRIAFLLERSRAGTYRVKAFRGAAATVRATDPEELRQRAEVGSLTDLPGIGSATEAVIREALAGEVPAYLKSLEDKAAGPLATGGEQVRAALRGDLHCHSDWSDGGSPIEEMVVTAMELGHDYLVLTDHSPRLKVANGLSVERLTKQLGVIDAVNEHLDGQFRLLKGIEVDILDDGELDQTPEMLGKLDVVVASVHSKLKMNAGPMTTRMVAAVSNPRVNVLGHCTGRLVEGERGTRDQSSFDAAAVFEACAAHDVAVEINSRPERRDPPDELLTLALEAGCLFSIDSDAHAPGQLDFLAYGCERAQRLGVPVERIVNTWEVDRLLAWARP, encoded by the coding sequence ATGGCTGAGCACCCGGACCTCGAGCCCGCCGAGGCGTTGCGCCGGATCGCGTTCCTGCTCGAGCGCTCCCGCGCCGGCACCTACCGCGTCAAGGCCTTCCGCGGCGCCGCCGCCACCGTCCGGGCGACCGATCCCGAGGAGCTGCGCCAGCGCGCCGAGGTGGGGTCACTGACCGACCTGCCGGGCATCGGCTCGGCGACCGAGGCGGTCATCCGGGAGGCGCTGGCAGGTGAGGTCCCGGCATACCTGAAGTCGTTGGAGGACAAGGCCGCCGGGCCGCTGGCGACCGGCGGGGAGCAGGTGCGGGCGGCGCTGCGCGGCGACCTGCACTGCCACTCCGACTGGTCCGACGGCGGGTCGCCGATCGAGGAGATGGTGGTGACCGCGATGGAGCTCGGCCACGACTACCTCGTACTGACCGACCACTCGCCGCGGCTCAAGGTCGCCAACGGCCTGTCCGTCGAACGGCTGACGAAGCAGCTCGGGGTCATCGACGCCGTCAACGAGCACCTCGACGGGCAGTTCCGGCTGCTCAAGGGGATCGAGGTCGACATCCTCGACGACGGTGAGCTCGACCAGACCCCCGAGATGCTCGGCAAGCTGGACGTCGTCGTCGCCTCGGTGCACTCCAAGCTGAAGATGAACGCCGGGCCGATGACCACCCGGATGGTGGCGGCGGTGTCGAACCCGCGGGTCAACGTGCTGGGCCACTGCACCGGGCGCCTGGTCGAGGGCGAGCGCGGCACCCGCGACCAGAGCAGCTTCGACGCAGCGGCGGTGTTCGAGGCGTGCGCCGCCCACGACGTGGCGGTGGAGATCAACTCCCGCCCGGAGCGGCGCGACCCCCCGGACGAGCTGCTGACCCTGGCGCTCGAGGCCGGCTGCCTGTTCTCCATCGACAGCGACGCCCACGCGCCCGGGCAGCTGGACTTCCTGGCCTACGGCTGTGAGCGCGCACAGCGGCTCGGCGTGCCGGTCGAGCGCATCGTCAACACGTGGGAGGTCGACCGGCTGCTGGCCTGGGCACGCCCCTGA
- a CDS encoding class I SAM-dependent methyltransferase, translated as MKPGSWIADASDSYDRVADRYADLVRTGLEALPLEKRLVDHFAQGVVEAGGGPVLDVGCGPGWLTRHLASRGLAVSGIDISTAMLRLARTNNPGLGFAAASLTQIPVADGATAGVFCWYVLHHVPDEDLDTAIRELSRVIVPGGSLMLGGHVGDSTYVKTEGYGGLPMRVLFARRSPETYAHLLRGAGLVVDATIALGPDHPASGAIWLAHKPV; from the coding sequence GTGAAACCCGGGTCCTGGATCGCCGACGCCAGCGACTCCTATGACCGGGTCGCCGATCGGTATGCCGACCTCGTGAGGACTGGGCTGGAGGCCCTCCCGCTCGAGAAGCGCCTCGTCGACCACTTCGCACAGGGAGTCGTCGAGGCTGGCGGGGGGCCGGTACTCGACGTCGGGTGCGGGCCCGGGTGGCTGACCCGACACCTGGCGTCACGCGGTCTGGCGGTCTCAGGCATCGACATCTCGACCGCCATGCTGCGCTTGGCACGCACCAACAATCCAGGACTCGGCTTCGCCGCAGCATCCCTGACACAGATCCCCGTTGCCGACGGCGCAACTGCAGGCGTCTTCTGCTGGTACGTACTGCACCACGTCCCGGACGAGGACCTTGACACCGCGATCCGGGAGCTCTCTCGGGTGATCGTCCCAGGCGGATCGCTCATGCTCGGCGGCCATGTCGGCGACAGCACGTACGTCAAGACCGAAGGCTACGGCGGTCTCCCCATGCGAGTGCTCTTCGCGCGCCGCAGCCCCGAGACCTACGCGCACCTACTGCGCGGGGCCGGGCTGGTGGTCGACGCCACCATTGCGCTCGGGCCGGACCATCCAGCATCCGGGGCCATCTGGCTCGCGCACAAACCAGTCTGA
- a CDS encoding SRPBCC domain-containing protein: MTTIATMRTLDETRGAVRVEDLYDTDIGDLWQACTTPERLARWIARVDGDMRVGGTIQAVFTSSWTGPARIEVCDAPHHLLLTTEPGTDDEGQIEAWLTEEGSKTRLVVEERGLPMEHLPFHASGWRAHLEDLGRSLEVDGPVHPEGWSSDAGAPGWKERWEELTPTYQQMEIG, from the coding sequence ATGACCACGATCGCGACGATGCGAACACTCGACGAGACCCGCGGAGCCGTCCGGGTCGAGGACCTTTACGACACGGACATCGGCGACCTCTGGCAGGCGTGTACGACGCCCGAGCGGCTGGCCCGCTGGATCGCCCGGGTCGACGGCGACATGCGGGTCGGCGGCACGATCCAGGCCGTCTTCACGAGCAGCTGGACCGGTCCGGCACGCATCGAGGTGTGCGATGCGCCCCACCACCTGCTGCTGACGACGGAGCCGGGTACGGACGACGAGGGGCAGATCGAGGCGTGGCTCACCGAGGAGGGCTCCAAGACCCGGCTGGTGGTCGAGGAGCGCGGCCTGCCGATGGAGCATCTCCCGTTCCACGCCTCAGGTTGGCGGGCCCACCTCGAGGATCTCGGTCGGTCGCTGGAGGTCGACGGCCCGGTCCATCCGGAGGGCTGGAGCTCCGATGCCGGGGCGCCCGGCTGGAAGGAACGCTGGGAAGAGCTCACACCCACGTACCAGCAGATGGAGATCGGTTGA
- a CDS encoding oxidoreductase: MTSPDPVLITGCSSGIGEATALMLVRAGHTVYATARRPETLADLEIAGARILALDVTDEESMAAAVKTVEDEQGSVGTLVNNAGYGEYGPVEETDLARVRTMFETNVFGLSRLTQLVLPGMRRAGRGRVVNISSMGGRIVFPVGGYYHASKYAVEAISDALRVEVKPFGIDVVVVEPGLIRTGFEGRVNEGIASDAGLTSGQSAYAELLAKSEKATADSYSTRLAVGPDSVAKVVLKAVEADRPRTRYVVTPAARAMIALRKLGGDRVWDTFVRAQFKL; encoded by the coding sequence ATGACCTCCCCCGACCCCGTCCTCATCACCGGCTGCTCGTCCGGCATCGGCGAGGCCACCGCGCTGATGCTGGTGCGCGCCGGCCACACCGTCTACGCCACCGCCCGGCGCCCCGAGACGCTGGCCGACCTCGAGATCGCCGGGGCGCGCATCCTGGCGCTGGACGTGACCGACGAGGAGTCGATGGCCGCGGCGGTCAAGACCGTCGAGGACGAGCAGGGCAGCGTCGGCACGCTCGTCAACAACGCGGGCTATGGAGAGTACGGCCCGGTCGAGGAGACCGACCTGGCCCGCGTGCGGACGATGTTCGAGACCAACGTCTTCGGCCTGTCCCGGCTGACCCAGCTGGTGCTGCCGGGGATGCGCCGGGCCGGCCGCGGCCGCGTGGTCAACATCAGCTCGATGGGCGGGCGGATCGTCTTCCCCGTCGGCGGCTACTACCACGCCAGCAAGTACGCCGTGGAGGCCATCAGCGACGCCCTGAGGGTGGAGGTCAAGCCGTTCGGGATCGACGTCGTCGTTGTCGAGCCGGGCCTGATCCGCACGGGCTTCGAGGGGCGCGTCAACGAGGGGATCGCCTCCGACGCCGGGCTCACCTCCGGCCAGAGCGCGTATGCCGAGCTGCTCGCCAAGAGCGAGAAGGCCACCGCCGACAGCTACTCGACGCGGCTGGCGGTCGGGCCGGACTCCGTGGCCAAGGTCGTGCTCAAGGCGGTCGAGGCCGACCGGCCGCGCACCCGCTACGTCGTGACGCCGGCGGCCAGGGCGATGATCGCGCTGCGCAAGCTCGGCGGCGACCGGGTGTGGGACACCTTCGTCCGGGCCCAGTTCAAGCTCTGA
- a CDS encoding MerR family transcriptional regulator yields the protein MLTISQLATYAGVTVRAVRHYHAKGLLPEPERDHSGYRRYDAAAVVELVKIRTLADAGVPLSQVQCLLAAGGEEFAAAVEDIDRRLRAEIRERQRHRERIARLASGDSLALPPEVVAYLDRMRELGFRERLVEVERDSWILVAAQMPEQTPAFMAIKQAQLEHEELRRLYLDVGDLVDCGPDDPRLPALADRVAAFISAAAAAAEAEGIEDEHPISDDLVALLDAAFIESFPCAPRLLVLLEERGWTGWTNIRRIDPAR from the coding sequence ATGCTCACCATCAGCCAGCTCGCGACGTATGCCGGAGTCACGGTGCGTGCGGTTCGGCACTACCACGCCAAGGGGTTGCTGCCCGAGCCTGAGCGTGACCACTCCGGGTACCGGCGCTACGACGCGGCCGCGGTGGTCGAGCTCGTCAAGATCCGCACCCTGGCCGACGCGGGCGTGCCGCTGTCGCAGGTGCAGTGCCTGCTGGCCGCTGGTGGGGAGGAGTTCGCGGCGGCGGTCGAGGACATCGACCGCCGCCTGCGGGCCGAGATCCGGGAGCGCCAGCGTCACCGGGAGCGGATCGCCCGGCTCGCCTCCGGCGACAGCCTGGCGCTGCCACCCGAGGTGGTCGCGTACCTCGACCGAATGCGCGAGCTCGGCTTCCGGGAGCGGCTGGTCGAGGTCGAGCGCGACAGCTGGATCCTGGTCGCCGCGCAGATGCCGGAGCAGACGCCGGCGTTCATGGCGATCAAGCAGGCGCAGCTCGAGCACGAGGAGCTGCGGCGCCTTTACCTCGACGTCGGGGACCTGGTCGACTGCGGCCCCGACGACCCACGACTGCCTGCCCTCGCGGACCGGGTGGCTGCCTTCATCTCGGCCGCCGCCGCGGCCGCCGAGGCCGAGGGGATCGAGGACGAGCACCCCATCAGCGATGACCTCGTCGCGCTGCTCGACGCGGCGTTCATCGAGTCCTTCCCCTGCGCGCCACGCCTGCTCGTTCTCCTGGAGGAGCGCGGCTGGACCGGCTGGACCAACATCAGACGCATCGACCCCGCACGCTGA
- a CDS encoding DinB family protein, whose translation MTVVVDAEIAALMRCLQGEREHVLGAVEGLSDEALRRPVLPSGWSCLGMVQHLALSVERLYFRAVVAGDPEVIEQVGSQASAWQVDPALPAADVLDSYSLEASLADAVIAASSPDADLAWWPFPEGEWRLHNLRDVLLHVITETACHAGHLDAVRELIDGQQWLVNT comes from the coding sequence ATGACGGTGGTAGTTGACGCCGAGATCGCTGCGTTGATGCGCTGTCTCCAGGGAGAGCGAGAGCACGTGCTGGGGGCCGTGGAAGGCCTCAGCGACGAGGCGTTGCGGCGCCCCGTGCTGCCCTCGGGGTGGAGCTGCCTGGGGATGGTGCAGCACCTGGCTCTGTCGGTGGAGCGTCTGTACTTCCGCGCTGTTGTGGCTGGGGATCCGGAGGTCATCGAACAGGTGGGCAGCCAGGCCAGCGCATGGCAGGTGGATCCCGCCCTCCCGGCCGCCGACGTCCTTGACAGCTACAGCCTCGAGGCGTCCCTGGCGGATGCCGTCATCGCCGCCTCATCCCCAGATGCCGACCTGGCCTGGTGGCCCTTTCCGGAGGGCGAGTGGCGCCTGCACAACCTTCGGGATGTCCTGCTCCACGTGATCACTGAGACCGCCTGCCACGCCGGACACCTCGACGCGGTCCGCGAACTCATCGACGGGCAACAGTGGCTGGTGAACACCTAG
- a CDS encoding HAD family acid phosphatase, whose translation MKLHRTAPVITGVAVALTGLLSGGILTASAHDGPKASSSHVATHGDSIPNVTVVENQIKAYYGDTVNAEDGLHYPSSTGSYANEMAHITAAAKDYLKGQASRKHSGKPALVFDVDDTTLNTYNYEIFSTFAYNPTSNADFVNNAKFPAVFGMPALVNWANDNGYTVFFLTGRPVTQRDGTAANLAKVGYAASADVDHLYLKDKVNPPAYLPCGATCTTTEYKSGTRKHIESLGYDIVANFGDQWSDLNGGYADKTFKVPNPMYYLP comes from the coding sequence ATGAAGCTCCACCGCACCGCGCCGGTCATCACCGGCGTCGCCGTCGCGCTCACCGGCCTGCTCTCCGGGGGGATCCTCACCGCGTCGGCCCACGACGGCCCCAAGGCCTCGTCGAGCCACGTCGCCACGCACGGCGACAGCATCCCCAACGTCACCGTGGTCGAGAACCAGATCAAGGCCTACTACGGCGACACCGTCAACGCCGAGGACGGGCTGCACTACCCGTCCTCGACAGGCAGCTACGCCAACGAGATGGCACACATCACCGCCGCGGCCAAGGACTACCTCAAGGGCCAGGCGTCGCGGAAGCACTCGGGCAAGCCGGCGCTGGTGTTCGACGTCGACGACACGACGCTCAACACCTACAACTACGAGATCTTCTCGACCTTCGCCTACAACCCGACGAGCAACGCCGACTTCGTCAACAACGCGAAGTTCCCGGCCGTCTTCGGGATGCCGGCCCTGGTCAACTGGGCCAACGACAACGGCTACACGGTCTTCTTCCTGACCGGCCGCCCGGTCACCCAGCGCGACGGCACCGCGGCCAACCTGGCCAAGGTCGGCTACGCCGCCTCGGCTGACGTCGACCACCTGTACCTCAAGGACAAGGTCAACCCGCCGGCCTACCTGCCCTGCGGCGCGACGTGCACGACGACCGAGTACAAGTCGGGCACCCGCAAGCACATCGAGTCCCTGGGCTACGACATCGTCGCGAACTTCGGCGACCAGTGGTCCGACCTCAACGGCGGCTACGCCGACAAGACCTTCAAGGTGCCGAACCCGATGTACTACCTGCCCTGA
- a CDS encoding VOC family protein — MSDLIRLSGTTVNASDAIMLARFYAEITGGVAKGDEYWALVEGPNGDIGFQQIDDYRPPTWPDGEVGMQMHLEFFVDDLEATGARVLAAGATRFEHQPNADHCFVYADPAGHPFCLSLWGAPRVGA; from the coding sequence ATGTCGGACCTGATCAGGCTCAGCGGAACGACGGTCAATGCGTCCGACGCAATCATGCTCGCGCGGTTCTACGCCGAGATCACCGGCGGGGTCGCGAAGGGCGACGAGTACTGGGCGCTCGTAGAAGGGCCGAACGGTGACATCGGATTCCAGCAGATCGACGACTACCGGCCACCCACCTGGCCGGATGGCGAGGTGGGGATGCAGATGCACCTCGAGTTCTTCGTCGACGACCTGGAGGCGACCGGAGCGCGTGTGCTGGCGGCCGGCGCCACCCGATTCGAGCATCAGCCCAACGCCGACCACTGCTTCGTCTACGCCGACCCGGCCGGGCATCCGTTCTGCCTGTCACTGTGGGGGGCCCCGAGAGTCGGCGCCTGA